The Agrobacterium cucumeris genome has a segment encoding these proteins:
- a CDS encoding urocanate hydratase, which yields MPRENPRNPGFPIPSGPDLRAKGWRQEALLRLMENVLAVGEDPENLVVYAALGKAARSKAAYDAIVRALTTMDEDQTLVIQSGKPVGLMKTSTEAPMVIMANCNMVGQWAKAENFYALERKGLICWGGLTAGAWQYIGSQGVIQGTYEIFMRIAERRFGGTLNGRFVLTAGLGGMGGAQPLAGRMAGAAILCIEINPERARTRKDIGYLDEIADDLDSALARIEEARAKGEALSVGLVGNAAEIYPEIAARGIIPDIVTDQTSAHDLVYGYIPIGYDLERVRRLRSQNPDELIEAGRASIAKQVTAMLEFQRAGSEVFDNGNLIRTQAQAGGVADAFDIPVFTEAYLRPLFCRAIGPFRWMALSGDASDIARIDELVLEMFPDNKIVTNWISLARKHVPFEGLPARIAWLGHGERSALARRVNGLVASGELKGPVAFSRDHLDSAGMAHPNIMTENMLDGSDAIADWPLLDAMLLCASRADLVALHSGGGGYAGFMTSAGVTIVADGTNAADDRLSQSLDNDTGLGVIRYADAGYAEAQDEIASKGIHHVKI from the coding sequence ATGCCGAGAGAAAATCCCCGTAATCCGGGCTTCCCGATCCCTTCAGGCCCGGACCTTCGAGCCAAGGGCTGGCGGCAGGAAGCCCTGCTGCGCCTCATGGAAAACGTGCTGGCTGTTGGTGAAGACCCCGAGAACCTCGTCGTCTACGCAGCACTCGGGAAGGCGGCGCGCAGCAAGGCCGCATATGATGCCATCGTGCGTGCATTGACCACCATGGATGAGGATCAGACACTCGTCATCCAGTCGGGAAAGCCGGTCGGCTTGATGAAGACTTCGACCGAGGCCCCGATGGTCATCATGGCCAATTGCAACATGGTCGGCCAATGGGCCAAGGCCGAGAATTTTTATGCTCTCGAACGCAAGGGCCTCATATGCTGGGGCGGCCTGACTGCGGGGGCATGGCAATATATCGGCTCGCAGGGCGTCATTCAGGGTACCTACGAAATCTTCATGCGCATTGCCGAACGCCGCTTCGGTGGCACGCTCAATGGGCGTTTCGTACTGACCGCGGGCCTTGGTGGTATGGGAGGAGCGCAGCCGCTTGCCGGTCGCATGGCAGGCGCGGCCATCCTGTGCATAGAGATCAATCCGGAACGGGCCCGCACTCGCAAGGATATCGGCTATCTCGACGAGATTGCCGATGACCTCGATAGCGCACTGGCGCGAATTGAAGAGGCCCGCGCCAAGGGTGAGGCGCTGTCCGTCGGGCTTGTCGGCAATGCAGCGGAAATCTATCCCGAAATAGCCGCGCGCGGGATCATCCCGGATATCGTGACCGATCAGACCTCCGCCCATGATCTTGTTTATGGCTATATTCCAATCGGTTACGATCTGGAACGGGTACGCCGCCTGCGCAGCCAGAACCCGGATGAGCTAATCGAGGCCGGCAGGGCGTCGATTGCCAAACAGGTAACAGCCATGCTGGAATTCCAGCGGGCCGGCTCGGAGGTTTTCGACAATGGCAATTTGATCCGAACGCAGGCGCAGGCCGGTGGGGTTGCCGACGCCTTCGATATTCCGGTCTTCACCGAAGCCTATCTGCGCCCGCTGTTCTGCCGGGCGATTGGTCCCTTCCGCTGGATGGCCCTCTCCGGCGACGCCTCTGATATTGCGCGGATAGACGAGCTGGTGCTGGAGATGTTTCCGGACAACAAGATCGTCACCAACTGGATTTCGCTGGCGCGCAAGCATGTTCCGTTCGAGGGGCTGCCGGCACGTATCGCATGGCTTGGCCATGGCGAAAGAAGCGCGCTCGCACGGCGGGTCAACGGTCTGGTCGCTTCGGGCGAATTGAAGGGGCCGGTTGCCTTCTCTCGCGATCACCTCGATTCAGCGGGCATGGCGCATCCAAACATCATGACGGAGAACATGCTCGACGGTTCGGACGCCATCGCCGACTGGCCGCTTCTCGACGCGATGTTGCTCTGCGCTTCGCGCGCCGACCTTGTCGCACTTCATTCCGGCGGCGGGGGTTATGCGGGCTTCATGACCTCGGCAGGGGTCACGATCGTCGCTGATGGAACCAACGCGGCCGACGACCGGCTTTCGCAATCGCTCGACAATGATACCGGGCTTGGCGTCATCCGTTACGCGGATGCGGGCTATGCCGAAGCACAGGATGAAATTGCCAGCAAGGGCATACATCACGTGAAGATCTGA
- a CDS encoding MFS transporter, which produces MEKTYQNLSVTPARRSSPERAVAAASIGNALEWYDFTVYALFAIYIAHNFFPGGDHTVELVKAFLAFGLGFVIRPLGAIVIGVYGDKAGRKAALFLTIMIMAVGTLLIAVAPTYAAIGVGAPLMILAGRVLQGFSAGGEIGGAAAFLVEHAPADKKGKYASWLQASMAISNIMGALVAFAVTSLLTEQEIGDWGWRIPFFIGVLIAPVGLWLRKTLDETPAFQAEQASLENQSAKTPLKLVFSDYFGHLIKGFAFSILWAVCVYVLIIYMPIFVQRAFGFSASEAFTASLIGNVFLAVGCVSAGSISDRIGRRLMLAIAAGAMLVAVYPLIWWLQSSPTLTTLIIVQSLFCIMVSGYVGVAPATLSELFPTNIRTTGMSLAYNAAVTIFGGFAPATLTWLGSTEIGYHAPGFYVMAAAFISLIAVLILPKPYSTN; this is translated from the coding sequence ATGGAAAAAACATATCAAAATTTGTCAGTGACACCGGCCAGACGGTCATCACCGGAGCGCGCCGTTGCTGCAGCATCGATAGGCAACGCCCTCGAATGGTATGACTTCACCGTCTATGCGCTGTTTGCCATCTATATCGCCCATAATTTCTTTCCCGGCGGCGATCACACGGTCGAACTCGTGAAAGCCTTTCTTGCCTTCGGGCTGGGCTTTGTCATCCGCCCCCTGGGAGCCATCGTGATCGGGGTCTATGGCGACAAGGCCGGTCGAAAGGCCGCACTGTTCCTGACCATCATGATCATGGCGGTGGGCACCCTGCTGATTGCGGTGGCCCCGACCTATGCCGCGATTGGTGTGGGAGCGCCACTCATGATCCTTGCCGGACGAGTCCTTCAGGGCTTCTCCGCGGGCGGAGAAATCGGCGGAGCAGCCGCCTTTCTTGTTGAACATGCGCCAGCCGACAAAAAAGGCAAATATGCTTCCTGGCTCCAGGCAAGCATGGCGATTTCCAATATCATGGGTGCACTCGTCGCCTTTGCTGTTACCTCGCTCCTGACGGAGCAGGAGATTGGAGACTGGGGCTGGCGGATTCCGTTCTTCATCGGGGTCTTGATCGCGCCGGTGGGCCTTTGGCTGCGCAAGACGCTGGACGAAACACCGGCTTTTCAGGCGGAACAGGCAAGTCTCGAGAACCAGTCCGCCAAAACACCCCTGAAGCTCGTCTTCTCTGACTATTTCGGCCATCTGATCAAAGGTTTTGCTTTCTCGATCCTGTGGGCCGTTTGCGTTTACGTGCTGATCATCTACATGCCGATCTTCGTTCAGCGGGCTTTCGGTTTCAGTGCTTCGGAGGCGTTTACGGCATCGCTGATTGGAAACGTCTTCCTTGCGGTGGGTTGCGTCAGCGCTGGAAGTATTTCGGACAGGATCGGTCGGCGCTTGATGCTTGCTATTGCGGCCGGCGCAATGCTGGTTGCCGTCTACCCCCTGATCTGGTGGCTGCAATCTTCGCCGACGCTGACGACGCTCATCATCGTGCAAAGCCTGTTCTGCATCATGGTCTCGGGATATGTCGGGGTTGCGCCCGCTACCCTGTCCGAGCTTTTCCCGACGAATATCCGCACCACCGGCATGTCATTGGCCTATAACGCCGCTGTCACGATCTTCGGAGGATTTGCCCCGGCGACGCTGACCTGGCTCGGCAGCACGGAAATCGGTTATCACGCACCGGGATTTTACGTCATGGCCGCCGCATTCATATCGCTGATAGCGGTTCTGATCCTGCCAAAACCATATTCCACGAACTAA
- a CDS encoding Zn-dependent hydrolase, whose protein sequence is MRRNLDASIKDIEADLDALAQITDPERPWTRRAFSPRFDEGRDYLRRRFLSEGLNVSIDTGGNLIGRREGTEPQAGTIMLGSHSDTVPDGGRFDGVAGVVVALEVARILSRRGVALRHNLAVVDFLAEEVSIFGVSCIGSRAMAGVLPQDWLRRISDGRDLATAMRDVGGKPESLGAPLADDLKAFLELHIEQGPVLEREKIALGVVTTIVGINRVEIEVKGRPDHAGTTPMGLRADALVAAARIVSEIERYATELSGGPGHFTATVGEFEISPNAANVVPGRVRMLVDIRAERAEDKEAFVSWLTGLDADGENTIEARLISGNPGVQMDDGLQEMLAKAADRLDTPYRKMVSGAGHDAAFMARLCPSAMLFVPCRDGRSHCPEEWADAADLALAAEVLANTIMELDRKREG, encoded by the coding sequence ATGCGCCGCAATCTCGACGCGTCAATAAAGGACATAGAAGCGGATCTCGACGCACTGGCGCAGATTACCGATCCGGAACGCCCCTGGACCCGCCGCGCCTTCTCACCCCGTTTTGATGAAGGGCGCGACTATCTTCGGCGACGTTTCCTGAGTGAAGGATTAAACGTCTCGATCGATACGGGCGGGAACCTGATTGGTCGACGCGAAGGCACCGAGCCGCAGGCCGGAACGATCATGCTGGGTTCACATTCCGACACCGTGCCGGATGGCGGCCGTTTTGATGGTGTTGCCGGTGTTGTCGTTGCATTGGAGGTCGCACGCATTCTTTCACGGCGCGGAGTTGCCTTGCGGCACAACCTGGCCGTCGTCGATTTTCTTGCTGAAGAAGTCTCCATTTTCGGCGTTTCCTGCATCGGTTCGCGGGCGATGGCGGGTGTTCTGCCGCAGGACTGGCTGAGGCGCATCAGCGACGGGCGCGATCTGGCGACGGCCATGCGTGATGTGGGCGGCAAGCCGGAAAGTCTTGGAGCTCCCTTGGCTGATGACCTGAAGGCCTTTCTGGAACTGCACATCGAGCAGGGGCCGGTTCTCGAACGGGAAAAAATTGCGCTTGGGGTGGTGACAACCATTGTCGGCATCAATCGCGTCGAGATCGAGGTTAAGGGTCGTCCCGATCATGCCGGTACGACTCCGATGGGGTTGCGCGCCGATGCCCTCGTCGCTGCGGCGCGGATCGTAAGTGAGATCGAGCGGTACGCGACGGAGCTTTCCGGTGGTCCCGGGCATTTTACCGCAACCGTGGGTGAGTTCGAAATCTCCCCCAACGCCGCCAATGTGGTGCCGGGGCGGGTCCGCATGCTGGTCGATATCCGCGCCGAACGGGCCGAGGACAAGGAGGCGTTCGTGTCCTGGCTGACCGGACTTGACGCGGACGGTGAAAATACGATCGAAGCGCGGCTGATTTCCGGCAATCCCGGCGTGCAGATGGATGATGGATTGCAGGAGATGCTGGCAAAGGCCGCAGACCGGCTGGACACGCCCTATCGCAAGATGGTGTCGGGTGCGGGCCATGATGCGGCGTTCATGGCACGGCTGTGCCCTTCGGCGATGCTCTTCGTTCCATGCCGCGACGGCCGTTCCCATTGCCCGGAAGAGTGGGCCGATGCGGCCGACCTCGCTCTGGCGGCTGAAGTTCTGGCAAACACGATTATGGAATTGGACAGAAAAAGGGAGGGCTGA
- a CDS encoding DUF917 domain-containing protein, translated as MARILTEKDVEPAVRGGAVYAAGGGGWVHHGRMLGYAAVNAGAPELVSINELNEDEWVATAAAIGAPASTTPWEMRGVDYVKAVQLLQDELGAKVAALMIGQNGKSSTLNAWLPSAILGCKVLDAVGDMRAHPTGDMGAIGMAGKPDQSIQTAVGGNRDQNRYIELVTRGATGRISPILRTASDMSGGFIASARNPVRAGYVAKNAALGGISKALELGHAILAAEPRGHAAVLDAILATTGGRIMIEGEITAKDVHYTNEAFDVGTVTIGRGERALTLHVMNEYMAVDAVDGRRLATFPDVITTLSQEIEPLSVGELKVGMKIHLLHVPKTLIPIGAGLMDPAIYVHPEKVMGINLTDYALEA; from the coding sequence GTGGCCAGAATTCTGACGGAAAAAGATGTGGAACCCGCAGTGCGGGGAGGCGCGGTCTATGCGGCCGGCGGCGGCGGCTGGGTCCACCATGGACGGATGCTGGGCTACGCCGCGGTGAACGCCGGTGCGCCGGAACTCGTCTCGATTAACGAATTGAACGAAGACGAATGGGTGGCGACGGCTGCCGCCATCGGCGCGCCTGCCTCCACCACGCCCTGGGAAATGCGGGGCGTTGATTATGTCAAGGCCGTGCAGCTTTTGCAGGATGAGCTTGGTGCGAAGGTCGCGGCCCTGATGATCGGGCAGAACGGCAAGTCCTCGACCCTCAATGCATGGCTGCCTTCCGCTATCCTCGGCTGCAAGGTACTGGACGCGGTGGGTGACATGCGCGCCCATCCGACCGGCGATATGGGCGCGATCGGTATGGCTGGAAAACCGGACCAGTCGATCCAGACGGCCGTTGGCGGAAATCGCGATCAGAACCGCTATATCGAGCTTGTAACGCGCGGCGCAACCGGCCGGATCTCTCCTATCCTGCGCACCGCCTCCGACATGTCGGGCGGTTTCATTGCCTCGGCTCGCAACCCGGTTCGTGCCGGTTACGTCGCGAAGAATGCGGCACTCGGCGGAATTTCCAAGGCGCTGGAACTTGGCCATGCAATCCTCGCTGCCGAGCCTCGAGGGCATGCGGCAGTCCTCGATGCGATCCTTGCGACCACGGGCGGCAGGATCATGATCGAGGGAGAGATCACCGCTAAGGATGTCCATTATACGAATGAGGCTTTCGACGTCGGTACCGTCACCATCGGCAGGGGCGAGAGGGCGCTGACCCTGCATGTGATGAACGAATACATGGCTGTTGATGCGGTCGATGGTCGTCGCCTTGCGACCTTTCCGGATGTCATCACCACATTGTCGCAGGAGATCGAGCCACTGTCGGTCGGCGAGCTGAAGGTCGGCATGAAGATCCATCTGCTACATGTCCCAAAGACCCTCATTCCGATCGGCGCGGGCCTGATGGACCCGGCGATTTATGTCCACCCCGAAAAGGTCATGGGCATCAACCTGACCGACTACGCATTGGAGGCCTGA